A window of the Dunckerocampus dactyliophorus isolate RoL2022-P2 chromosome 21, RoL_Ddac_1.1, whole genome shotgun sequence genome harbors these coding sequences:
- the LOC129174404 gene encoding C-C chemokine receptor type 9-like produces MEDVIHSTYTTGVSNDFVTDPVDYYSDYYDTGPTETTGMCDRSWVRQFRGWYEPPLFWIIFVLGSLGNLMVVWIYTTVRNRLKTMTDVYLLNLAVADLLFLCTLPFWAMDATKGWDFGVSLCKVVSAVYRINFFSSMFLLTCISVDRYIAIVQVTKAQNWKKKRLFYSKLACMVVWLASALFALPEFIFAQVKTDVSGSSFCVLVYWNNINNRTKILVLSLQICMGFFLPLLVMIFCYSVVIRTLLQARNFEKHKALRVIFIVVFVFVISQLPHNSLLMMEASQAANTTITQCNIVKRFDVAGQIAKSLAYTHACLNPFLYVFVGVRFRQDLLKMMKKCAGGLSKGGLGKVQAVPKRPSVVTDTDTTPALSL; encoded by the exons ATGGAAGACGTCATTCATTCAACATACACGACTGGCGTGAGCAATGACTTTGTCACC GACCCTGTAGATTATTACAGCGACTACTATGACACAGGTCCCACTGAGACCACCGGCATGTGTGACAGAAGCTGGGTCCGACAGTTTCGAGGGTGGTACGAACCGCCCCTCTTCTGGATCATCTTTGTGCTGGGTTCCCTGGGCAACCTCATGGTGGTCTGGATCTACACCACGGTGCGCAACCGCCTCAAAACCATGACCGACGTCTATCTGCTCAACCTGGCCGTGGCCGACCTCCTCTTCCTGTGCACACTGCCCTTCTGGGCCATGGACGCCACCAAAGGATGGGACTTTGGCGTGAGCCTCTGCAAGGTGGTGTCCGCCGTCTACAGGATCAACTTCTTCAGCAGCATGTTCCTGCTCACGTGCATCAGCGTGGACCGCTACATCGCCATCGTGCAGGTCACCAAGGCTCAGAACTGGAAGAAAAAGCGTCTCTTCTACAGTAAACTGGCCTGCATGGTTGTGTGGCTGGCCTCCGCGCTCTTTGCTCTGCCTGAGTTTATTTTCGCCCAGGTGAAGACGGACGTAAGCGGGTCGTCCTTCTGTGTTCTGGTCTACtggaacaacataaacaaccgCACAAAGATCTTAGTGCTGTCCCTGCAGATCTGCATGGGCTTCTTCCTGCCTCTCCTCGTCATGATCTTCTGCTACTCCGTCGTCATTCGCACGCTCTTGCAGGCCCGGAACTTTGAAAAGCACAAAGCCTTGCGCGTCATCTTCATTGTGGTGTTCGTGTTCGTCATCTCCCAGCTGCCGCACAACAGCCTGCTGATGATGGAGGCCTCGCAGGCCGCCAACACCACCATCACGCAGTGCAATATCGTCAAGCGCTTTGACGTCGCCGGTCAGATTGCAAAGAGCCTGGCGTACACCCACGCTTGCTTGAACCCCTTCCTGTACGTCTTCGTCGGCGTGCGCTTCAGGCAGGACCTcctgaagatgatgaagaagtGCGCTGGTGGACTGAGCAAAGGGGGACTCGGCAAAGTCCAAGCGGTTCCCAAACGCCCGTCAGTTGTGACTGACACTGATACCACACCTGCTCTTTCCTTATAA